The nucleotide sequence CTGTTACGCTTTTTAGATGATAATATAGATAAAAATTGGATAGAGTTTATCTATATACCCCCTTTTAAGGAAGATGGAATAAATGCTAGAAGCCATGTAGAAAATGTAGAAGTAAGGGGGCAGCTATATAAAGTGCCTGAAACAAGGAACGAGTATACAAAATATCTAGAAGAGATACAAAAAAGTGGCTATAATATTGCCGTATTATTGCAAGAGCCTACCTTAGTACTAAGCCAAAAACTAGACTATTATTTTAAACTGGGTATAGATAATTTCATAGTCAATAACGATCAACTTGCATTGGATATAAAAAATAAAAATCCAAATTGTAATATCATCGCCTCTATAACTAAGACCCTCAGTGCAGATGATATTGTCAAATCCGATTATTCAATGTATGATAAGATCGTACTGCATTTTCCTTTTAATAGAGCACTATGTCGGTTAAGTGAGCTGCCAAAAAAATACAACTATGTAATGCTTGCAAACTCCTATTGTGCCTATAATTGCATAGAAGCTAAAAAACATTGGTTTAGTACTAGGGAAACAGTAGCAAATGTAAATTGTATCAAGCATTTTAATAAGGATAAACTTGTATATATACCACCGGAGTATATACATCTTTTTGAACCTTATGTATCAAATTTTAAACTCCAGGGAAGGGAATATCCTACAGATATATTAGCTGATGAGATATACTATTATTATAAAGGGCTGCATAATCCCATGGCGGGAGTTATCTATAACAGACTAAGTCCTTTTAATGCAGAAAGCTATTTTAATAAGGCCAAGGATTTAAGCTTTGTTACAAGTAATGTTAAAGGCATGAAGTTCTCCGCTTAAATTCAGTATTGTTTTCCATACAAGCATGAAATGGGGATATTTTCATCCTTTTTCATGCTTTTTTAAACTTCTTTATATATTAATATCTAAAGCCATATTAGAGTTCTATTTTTAGAGTATAATACAGATATAATTAGTATATAAATTTCTAAAAGGAGATGAGCACAATAGACAAAGTGTATATTGAAAAAACAATATTACATATTTTAGATAGTTCACTAGGAGTACCTATTTTATCCGAAGAAGAACACCCCTATGATGAAAATATAATAGATTTTATGGAAGGGCATATCGAAAAGGCATTCAAGGATATAAATGCTAAAAAGGCCTTTTTTGATGTTGGGAAAAATACAGTGCAAGATCTATGTATGGATATTTCAAATGACAATACTACATTTATAGAAAAAACTAAAGAATTTGCCCAACTTATGTATAATATAATGAATGAAAATATAACCATACCCCCTTGTGACCTAGTTTGTTCACTTTTTAATGGAGATGGTAAAAAATACTTAGGCTTCTTTATATTAAATTATAAATCTTCCTATATACACTATGTAGAAGAAACCCAAAATAAAAGAATTAATAAGGTGATAAAGCAAAGAACAACTCTGCCAAATGAAAATCAAAAAATAGATGAGTTTATAATAATAGATTTGGAAGACTATTCAATATTGCTAAAAGAAAAAAAACACGAAATTAGTGGGCAAAAGGAATACTATATCTCTAAATATTTACTGAAATCAAAAGATACATTATCAGATAAGGAAAAGGTAAATATAGTGGCTAAAGTTTCAAAAAAAATAGTACAGGATTATTATGAAGATGATATAACAAAAATGGCAGAAATAAAAAATGCCATGGTTCAAAGTATTGAAAAAACCGATACCATAGATATAGATCATATAAAAAGAGAGGCGTTCACAAAAAATCTAGAATTACAAGATATATATGAAGAGGAGATAAAAAAAAGAGGCTTGACAGAAAAAACTATAGAAGTAAATGAGGATTTGAATAAAAAAATTCCCAGAACTCAAAAATTAGTGACAGATGACGGCATAGAAATAAAAATTCCCGTGTCTTATCTAACTAATGATAATAAAATAGAATTTGTGAACAATACTGATGGAACCATATCCATCCTTCTTAAAAGTATTAGAAACATAAAAAGCAAATAAAATAAATGAAAAGGCTGTGTAAACACTTTTATAAAAAAAAAGACACAAGAGTATTTATGCAGCCAAATATCCCCA is from Xylanivirga thermophila and encodes:
- a CDS encoding nucleoid-associated protein, which translates into the protein MYIEKTILHILDSSLGVPILSEEEHPYDENIIDFMEGHIEKAFKDINAKKAFFDVGKNTVQDLCMDISNDNTTFIEKTKEFAQLMYNIMNENITIPPCDLVCSLFNGDGKKYLGFFILNYKSSYIHYVEETQNKRINKVIKQRTTLPNENQKIDEFIIIDLEDYSILLKEKKHEISGQKEYYISKYLLKSKDTLSDKEKVNIVAKVSKKIVQDYYEDDITKMAEIKNAMVQSIEKTDTIDIDHIKREAFTKNLELQDIYEEEIKKRGLTEKTIEVNEDLNKKIPRTQKLVTDDGIEIKIPVSYLTNDNKIEFVNNTDGTISILLKSIRNIKSK